Genomic DNA from Hymenobacter jejuensis:
ATGCCGGAGGGCGCACGCAGCACTACCCTGTCACGCTGCGCCGTGCCGTGGATACGCTTTACTTCCCGTCGGCCACTAGGCCTGATCTGGTGAACGTGGACGCCGAAAAAGTGCTGCTTTGGCAAAAGCAGGACAATAAATCGCTGGCAGAATTTGCCTATCAATTTCGCCACGCGCCCCGCTACCTCGACCGCCGCGAAGCCTTAGCAGCCGCCAAAGCCCAAATAGCCAACCCATTGGCGCAGAAGATTTTAGTAGCGGGTTTGCTCGACAAGTCGCCCGCGCTGCGCAGCTTGGCCATCGACCAGCTCGACCTTCAGAACTCAGCCCTGCGCAAAGCCGCGGCGCCCGTTTTGGCGAAACTGGCGACCAACGATTCGGTGGTGCAGGTGCAGGCGGCGGCCCTGCTGGCATTAGGTACGCTGAAAGAGAAACGCTACGCCAAGCTGTTTGGTAAAGCGCTGGAAAGCAAATCGTACCGGGTGCAGGGCGCGGCGTTGCAGGCGATGTTGCCTCTGGATCCGAAGCAGGCGCTAGCGCGCGCGACGGCCTTCGAGGCTGACAACAAGGGCGCCTTGACGGTTGCTTTGGTGGAAGTGTACGGCCAGGCTGGCGGCCCGGCGAAGTGGCCGCTGGTCATGGCCAAGTTCGACGCGGCCGACGCAAACGGGCGCTTCAACATGCTGTCGGGATTCGCTGCACTGCTCGGACGCCTCGACGACCCAACGGCTTTACGCCAAGGCATTACGCGCATCAAAGACTTGGCGGTGCGCTACAAGCCTTACGGCGTGGATGCCCGCCTCATTGCGTTGCTGCGCGAATTGCAACAGCACCAAGCCACTCGCCCCAATGCGGCCGAAACAACTACGCTAGTCGAGCAGGCCGTGGCAGAGATTCAGGCGGCCAAGTAGCGTAGCGGCGGTTGGGTTTCGGTTAAAAGCAACCTCTGAGGAGCAGTAGGAAACGGTATTATTTGGGCAATGCACAAACGGGCGATGCCAATCCCAGTGAAACCCAATATATTATCAAGATTATTACAAGCTGCTTCCGGCATTCTGTTTCGCCTAACTCCGCTTCTCATGACAAAACCCTCTACTTCCTTTCGCCGTCCGCTGTTGTCTGGTGCCGCGGCTTGTATGTTGGGCTTGCTCGCCGTGGCACCCAGCCCAGCAGCCGCCCAAACCAGCATATCGCCCGCTAAGCTGGAAGCCCTCAAGAAAGAGCTGACCGCCGAAATCGACAAGCAGCAGAAGTCGACGCAGCAGATGGTGGATATGGTCTTCAGCTTTGGCGAGCTGGGCTTTCAGGAAGTAGAAACCTCGCGCTACCTGACCGACATTCTGAAGAAAAACGGCTTCAAAATCGAGCAAGGCATTGCAGGTATCCCCACGGCCTGGACGGCCACTTGGGGTTCGGGCAAGCCGCTGATTGCCGTGGGCAGCGACATCGACTGCATTCCCAAGGCCTCGCAAAAGCCGGGCGTCGCGTACCACGACCCCATTATTGCCGGAGCGCCGGGCCACGGCGAAGGCCACAACTCGGGCGTGCCCCTCAACATCACGGCCGTGCTGGCGCTCAAGAAAATCATGGAGCGCGAGAAAATTCCCGGCACGCTGATGCTCTGGCCGGGCGTGGCCGAAGAATTGGTGGGCGCGAAAGCCTACTTCGTCCGCGATGGCTACTTCAAAAACGTGGATGCCTGCATTTTCACCCACGTCGGCGATAACCTGAGCGTGGCGTACGGCGACGCGGGCAACAACGGGCTGGTTTCGGTCACGTTCAATTTTGAAGGGGCTGCTGCCCACGCGGCCGGCGCGCCGTGGCGGGGCCGCAGCGCCCTCGACGCCGTGGAATTGATGGACATCGGCTGGAATTACCACCGCGAGCACATGGAGGTCACGCAGCGCTCGCACTACGTAATCACCGACGGCGGCGACCAGCCCAACGTCGTGCCCTCGAAGGCGTCGGTGTGGTATTATTTCCGCGACCGTACCTACCCCAAGATTCAGCAGATGTACCAAGACGGCATCAAAATGGCCGAAGGCGCTACGCTAATGACCAATACCACAATGACTTACGAAGTATTGGGTAGCGCGTGGCCGGGTCATATGAACAAACCGATCGCGGAAGCGATGTACAAAAACATCCAAACGGTGGGGCTGCCCACTTGGAGCGAGGCCGATCAGATTCTGGCCCGAGCTGCCCAGAAAGAAACCAAAGCGCCCAAAACCGACCGCCGCAACAAGCCCATCGACGGCTTGGCTACCCAGCTGGATTCGCTCAAAAAGCCCGAAACGTTCTCCATCGGCGGCGGCTCCGATGACATCGCGGACATCTCCTGGAACGTGCCTACGGTGGTATTGAGCTACCCCGCCAACATTCCCGGTTTGCCCGGCCACCACTGGGCCAACGCAATTGCCATGGCCACGCCCATCGCCCACAAGGGGGTCACGGCGGGCGCCAAAGCCGAAGCCCTGACGCTTTTGGACATGCTGGTGAAGCCGGAGATCATCAAGGACGCTTGGACGTATTTCAAGGATGTTCAGACCAAGGAAGTCAAGTACACGCCGCTGGTTTCCAAGACCGACAAGCCCGCTATCACCCTGAATAAGAGCATCATGGCGGAATACCGGCCGCAGATGAAGAAGTACTACTACAATCCCAGTAAATACAAAACTTACCTAGAGCAGTTGGGCATCAAGTACCCGACCATCCGCACGGATAACGTGCCAGCCGCTGGTGCCGGCGGCGAATAACCTACTCCCCCTAACTATTTGCTTGTCAAGTAGTTAGGAGAATACTTTAAATCAACTGGTTATCAAGTACATCTAAAAGCGCCCGCACGACACCGAGCGCTCAACTTGTCACGTATTCTTCCGCATGAACCAAGTGTACAGAACCACAATTGGCCTGCTGGTGTCGGGCCTGACAATCGCGATGCCGCTGAGCGGATCGGCCCAACAGAAAAAGCCGGCACCCAAAAAAACAACTTCCGCCGATGCGCGCGACGCCATCCGCGAGAGTGACCTGAAGCGCGATTTGTTTGCGCTGGCCGGCGATCACTACCGCGGCCGCGAAGGCGGCACGCTCGACGAATTGCGCGCTTCCGCCTGGATTGCCGAGCAGATGCGCGCCATCGGGGCCCAGCCCGCCGGCGACGACGGCACGTATTTCCAGTTTTTCCACATCCAGCGCACCCGCATCACCAAGGGCAGCCGCCTGAGCATTGGCAGCCACCAGCTCAAGGTGAATGAAGATGCAATCATCACGGTACCAGGCATTTCCTCGGTGAATGCACCCATGGTGTTTGTGGGCACCGGCACGCCGGAGGAAGTCGCCAAAGTCGATATCAAAGGCAAAGCCGTGGCGCTGGTGTTTTCGGGCACGCCACCGGCCAGCACGATTTTTCGCTACTTCCTGAACACGACCATGCGCACCCGCTCGGCCGAGTTGGTGAAGGCTGGCGCGGTGGCCGTGGTGTACGTATCGGATGCGCGGGCACAGGAGATTTTTAACCGCTGGGGCACCATCTACGAGCGCGGCCGCTACGACCTGCCCGGCGGCCCCAATACCAAAGTAGCGGAGCAGGCACCAACTATCTGGTTGCCAGAATCCGCGCTTTCTTGGGTGCAGCAGGCCGGACAGCAACTGGTGGCCAACATCAACGTGGAAAGCTTCAGCTATCCGTCCGTCAACATCGTGGCCAAAGTGCCTGGCACCGATGCCAAGCTGAAGGCCGAAAACGTGCTCTTCAGCACCCACCAAGACCACGACGGCGTGCGCCGCGCCGTGGCCGGCGACTCCATCTGGAACGGCGCCGACGACAACGCCACCGGCTGCGCGGGCACGTTGGCCGTGATGCGCGCTTTTGTCAAAAAGCCCGGCCGCCGCACGGCGCTGTTTGTGTTTCACGGCGCCGAAGAACGGGGTTTGCTCGGCTCGCGGTACTATTCGGCCACGCCGACGGTGCCCAAAGAATCCATTGTGGCCGTGCTGAACGCTGAGATGATCGGTCGCAACGCGCCCGACAGTGCCGCGCTGCTGGGCTCGCAACGCCCCCACCGCAACTCCCAGGATTTGGTAAACCTGGCGATGACCGCCAACCAAACCGGCCCGAAGTTTAAGCTCGACACGCTCTGGGACAAGGCCACGCACCCCGAAGGCTGGTATTTCCGCAGCGACCACTTGCCTTATGCGCGTCTGGGCATCCCCGCGATTTGCTATACCACGCTGTTGCACAAGGACTACCACACGCCCAAAGACGAGCCCGACCGCATCAACATCGCCAAAATGGCCAACGTCACCCGCTGGATTTACCTCACGGGATGGGCCGTAGCCAACCGCGATCAGCGCCCCACGCCGGACAAAGATTTCAAGCTGGAACGCTAGCCAGTCGGATGGAAACCCAACCTCTCAGCGGGAAAGTGGCCTTGGTGACGGGCGCCAGCCGCGGCCTGGGCCACAGTATCGCCCGCACGCTGGCCCAGGCCGGCGCCACCGTCATCGTCAATTACCACAGCAGCCCGGCAGCAGCCGACGCCGTAGTGCAGGACATTACGCGCCACAAGGGCCAAGCCTTTGCTATTCAGGCCGATGTAGCCGACACCGCGGCCGTAGAAAGGCTTTTTCGTCAGATTCGGGAACGGGTTGGGGCCGTGGATATTCTGGTGAACAACGCAGGAATTGGCGTGCCAAAGCCGTTTCTGGAAGTCACGCTCGACGATTGGCAGCAGGTGCTGCAAACCAACCTGACGTCGGCTTTCCTGGTTAGCCAAGCCGCGATTCCGGCCATGATGGCCAAACGTTTCGGGCGCCTCATCATGATCTCGTCGACGGCGGCCCAAACGGGTGGCGTCATCGGGCCGCATTACACGGCTTCCAAAGCAGGCCTGCTTGGGTTGGTGCACTCGTACGCTTCCTTGCTGGCGCAGCACGGCATCACGGCCAACGCGGTGGCACCGGCCCTTATCGAGACGGACATGATCAAAGACAACCCCAAGATCACGCCCGATCTGATTCCGATGAAGCGCTTCGGCCAGCCGCAGGAAGTTGCCGACGCGGTGCTCTTGCTGGCCACCAACGGCTACATCAACGGCCAGACCCTCAACGTGAACGGCGGCTTGTACATGAGCTAGCTCCAATTCGCTCGTCATCTACTTCTGCGTCATGCTTACCCGCCTCATTCCTTCCAGCCAAGAGCCTCTTCCCATAATCGGCCTCGGCACTTGGCAGACGTTCGATGCTTCCAGCAAAGCCGCTTATCCGCAGCTTTCACAAACCCTTGACGTACTGCACGTTGCTGGCGGCTCGGTTATCGATTCGTCGCCGATGTACGGGCGGTCGGAGGAAGTAATCGGTGATCTTACGGCGGACTTGGCGGCGCGGGATTCGTTTTTTTACGCCACCAAAGTCTGGACGACGGGCCGGCAGGCAGGTATTCAGCAAATGGAAGCCTCGCTGCGCAAAATGCGTCGCGCCCGCCTCGATCTGATGCAAATCCACAACCTCACGGACTGGAAAACCCACCTCGACACCCTGCGCGATTGGAAGGCCGCGGGCAAAATCCGGTACATCGGCCTCACGCACTACACCGATTCCATGCACGCCGAGCTGGAGCGCATCCTGCGCAAAGAACCCGTTGACTTTGTGCAGTTTAACTACTCTATCCTGGATCGCCACGCCGAGAAAAGCCTGTTGCCGGCCGCCGCAGACCGTGGCGTTGCCACGCTCATCAACCGACCTTTTACCGAAGGCAACCTGCTGGCGCGCGTGAAAGGCAAGGCGTTGCCCGCGTGGGCCAATGAGTTGGGAATCAGCAGCTGGCCGCAGTTTTTCCTGAAATTCATCCTCTCCCACCCGGCCGTTACGTGCATCATCCCCGGCACCCGCGACCCAGCGCATTTGGCCGACAACCTGAAAGCAGGCGAAGGCGAGCTGCCCGATGAAAAAACGCGCGAGCGAATGGCAGCATTTGTATATTCTATATAATTGATAATCAATCAATTATATAGAATCATTCGGTCTCAAATTTAGAACCTCAAGTTTACTTTCTCGTTCGGCATGAGCAGAATTCTACAGTTTCCTGTTTGCTATTTTCTGCTGTTACTCAGCACTTTGGCGCCCAACAGCTACAGCCGTTCACACTCCGCCCCGGCGCTCCTGAAAGAAAAATTTCCGCTTCTGGAAACGACCATCGCCGACATCCACCAGGCGTTTCGGAAAGGCGATTGCAACTGCGAGCAGCTGGTGACGGAATACCTCCGGCGCATCGCCGCCTATGACCAACCGACCAAGCTCAACGCCATTATCCTGACCAACCCGCAGGCCCTCACGACGGCCCGGCAGCTGGACGCGGAGTATCAAAAAACCAAAAAGCTGCGGCCGCTGCATTGTATCCCGCTCATTGTCAAGGACAACTACAACACGGCGGGTCTGCAAACTACGGCGGGCTCGTTGGCCCTCAAAGGCTTTGAACCCGCCGAAGACGCCACCGTCGTCAAGTCGTTGAAGGCGGCCGGAGCCATTGTGCTGGCCAAATCCAACATGGCCGAATGGGCCTTTAGCCCAATGGTTTCGATCAGTTCGATTGCGGGCGAAACGCTCAACCCGTACAACCTGCTGCACGTGCCGGCGGGCTCCAGCGGTGGCACGGCCGCGGCGGTGGCAGCCAATTTTGGAACGGCAGGACTCGGCAGCGACACCGGCAATTCCATCCGCGGGCCATCGTCGCACAACGCGCTGGTTGGGTTTCGGCCAACGCTGGGGCTGGTCAGCCGGGCTGGTATTGCGCCGCTGTATTTGCGCAACGACACCGGCGGCCCCATGACCCGCACCGTTGCCGACGCCACGCGGCTGCTGGAAGTGATGGCCGGCTTCGACCCAGCCGACCCGCTCACCAAGTACAGCGAGGGCAAAATCCCGAAAAGCTACCAGCAGTTTCTCGACAAAAACGGCCTAAAAGGCGCACGCATTGGGGTGTTGCGCACGCTCAGCGAACGCAACCCCGATCCGCAGGTAAAAGCGCTGTTTGAGCAATCGATCGCCGATTTGAAGAAAGCCGGCGCCGACATCATCGACCCCATCGAGGTTCCTGACTTCGCCAGCGTAAGCAAGGATCAGTGGTGCTCGGTTTTTCAGCACGACATCAACGAATACCTCGCGTCTTTGGGGCCAAACGTGCCGGTTAAGAACTTAAACGAGATCATTGCTTCCGGCAAATTCGCGCCGTACATCGCCGAAAACCTCACCTATCATCAGCAGCACGCCGAGGTGCAGCAGGGCACTTCCTGCGCCGATGCCTATTCCGATCCCAAGCGCATCGCCTTCCGCAAAGCCATTACCGACGTGATGGACCGCTACAAAGTGAACGCGCTCATCTACCCCACCTGGAACAACCCGCCCGCCAAAGTAGGCGATTTCAAAGGCTACAAAGGCGATAACAGTCAGCTTATTGCACCGCATACCGGCCAGCCCGCTTTTACCGTGCCCATGGGCTTCACCTACGACAATTTGCCGGCCGGGCTGCAATTCTTGGGGCGCCCCTTCGACGAGCCGACGCTTATCAAGTACACCTTCGCCTACGAACAAGCCACTCACTACCGCCAAGCGCCCAAACTCTTTCCCGCATTGCCTGCTGAGGCGCCGGATAAACAAAAAAGATAGCCCTTAAGCAAGTATTTGATTGTCAATTACTTGCCTAAGGGCTATCTGAAGAGCACGAATGTGCTGTGCAAACGCCGAACGCCGAAGTAACTGCGGCGCAATTAGGTCTGCGTTAGGGAGTTGCCGGCACCGGCTGGCGCAACAGCGGCTGCAATACGCCCCAAACGGTGCGGGCGACCAGTCGGTGCCCCGTCGGCGTGGGATGGATGCCGTCGCGCTGGTTGAAGCGCGCCACCCCACCGACGCCTTCCAGCAGAAATGGGATCAGGGTGAGCTTGTTTTCGCGGGCCAAATCGCCGTAGAGCTTTTTGAAATCGGCGGCGTAGTCGGCGCCTAAGTTGGGCGGTATCTGCATGCCAGCCAGCACAATACGCGCCTGCGGACTGCGACGGCGCACCGTATCGATGATGGCTTGCAGGTTGCGGCGGGTCGCGGAAAGTGGCAGGCCGCGCAGGCCGTCGTTGCCACCCAATTCGAGCACAAATACGGCCACGGGGCGGCGCAGCACCCAGCCCACGCGGCTTCGTCCCCCGGCCGTGGTTTCGCCACTCAGGCCCGCGTTCACGACGGTATAGCCCAAGCCGGCCGAATCAATTTTTTGTCCCACCAACGCCGGAAAAGCCTGTTCGGGCTCCACGCCGAGGCCAGCCGTGATGCTGTTGCCGAAGAAAAGAATGGTTTGCTTGGCTGAGGCGGACGCCGGCTTCGCAGGCGGTGGAGCTGCGTTTTCGGCCGGTGCGGTGGCTACATCGGCGGCGGGCTGGGAGCTGTTGCTGCCGCAACTAATGCAAAGGGCGAGCAGCAACCCGCAACTAAGTATGGACGGAACTGTTTTCATGCGGACAACGATTTTTTTGGGTATATGCGTAACGGTGGAAAGTATCCCAAAGGTTGAAACGTCTTGTAAGTTACCGTTTGATCAACCCGTTATCTCGCTCTTATTCTTTGTTTTAGCGCCGCCTCGCAGCGGTTTATTCCTTCCTGATTCGTGCTGAAAGTAGAAAACCTCACCAAATCATACACCAGCGGCGGCAGGTCCCTGACCGTGCTGGAGTCCGTCAGCTTCGAGCTGCAACCCGGCGACACCTTTTCCATTGTGGGCCCAAGCGGCAGCGGCAAAACCACGCTTCTGGGCTTGTGCGCCGGCCTCGACCGGGCCTCGTCGGGCAGCGTGTGGCTAAACGGCATTCGGCTCGACGACCTTAGCGAAGACCAACGGGCAGCCGTGCGCAACGAACACGTGGGCTTCATCTTTCAGAATTTCCAGTTGCTGCCCACCCTTACTGCCCTCGAGAACGTGCTGGTACCCTTGGAGTTACGCGGCGTAAAGGGCGGCGCCAACACGGCGCAGGCGCTGCTGGAGCGCGTGGGGTTGGGCGGCCGCGGCCACCACTACCCGACTCAGCTTTCCGGCGGCGAGCAACAGCGCGTTTCCCTGGCGCGGGCCTTCGCCAATCGGCCCAAAATTCTGTTTGCCGACGAGCCCACCGGCAACCTCGACGCCGATACCAGCGCCACGGTGGTCGAGTTGCTGTTTGAACTAAACCGCGAGGCCGGCACGACGCTGGTGCTCGTCACGCACGACCTGGAACTGGCCGCCAAAACCCAGCGCGTCGTGCGCATTAAGGGCGGCTCGGTCGTTTCCGATTCACTTGTCCAGCAGGCGGTTGCGCCCGTTTCGGCCTCATGAGTAACCTGCCTTCGGCTCGCCCCGGCGTGGCATGGCTCTGGCGCATGGCCTGGCGCGACAGCCGCCGCAGCCGCTCGCGGTTGCTGCTCTTTATCTCGGCCATTGTGCTGGGAATTGCGGCGCTGGTGGGCATCAACGGCTTCGGCGACAACCTCGCCCGCAGCATTGATGAACAGGCCCGCGAGCTGCTGGGCGCCGACTTAGTGGTATCGTCGACGCAACCCTTCGAACCCGGCCTGCAACCCACGCTGCGCAAGCTGAGCCCGACGCGCAGCAACGAGGTAGCTTTTGCCTCGATGGTGCAATTCCCTAAGGGACAAGGAGTTCGCTTAGCGCAAATTCGAGCGCTTACGGGCGGCTTTCCTTATTACGGCGACTGGGTGCTGGAGCCCGCAGCAGCGGTGGCGGCCTTCCGGCAAGCGTCGGCTTCGCAGCAGCGCGTGGCGTTGGTCGATGATGCGCTGTTGGTTCAGTTTGGCGCCCAGCCCGGCGATTCCATTAAAGTTGGGAAGCTGACCTTCCTGATTGCGGGACGCGTGCGCAAAACACCGGGGCAGTCGGGTTTCAGCGCGGCCGTAGCCCCGACGGTTTTCATTCCGGGTTCTTTGCTCAGCCAAACCGGTCTGGTGCAGCGCGGTAGCCGTATTCAATACCGCATCTACTACCAGTTTGCAGCAGGCACCGATGTCGATCGCCTCATCAAGCCCCTCGAAGCTCGTTTCGACAAGGCCAACATCGACACCGATACCGTGGCCAGCCGCAAAAAGCAAACGGGCCGGTCCTTCGCCGACCTGACGCGCTTTCTGAATCTGGTGGCGTTTGTGGCGCTGCTGCTGGGGTGCGTGGGCGTGGCCAGCGCCGTGAGCCTGTACGTGCGCGAAAAAGTGTCTGCTGTAGCGGTGCTGCGCTGCTTAGGAGCCAGCGGCCAGCAGGCTTTGCTGATTTATCTGCTCCAAACGGCTCTCATGGGCTTGCTGGGCGCTGTGGTAGGTGCGGCATTGGGCACCGCCGTACAACTACTTCTGCCCCAGGTGTTTGCCGGATTTTTACCGGTGGCGGTGCGCGTGGCCATTTCGTGGTCGGCGGTGCTGCAAGGCGTGCTGACCGGCGTGCTGGTGGCGGTGTTGTTTGCGCTGCTGCCTCTGTTGAGCATCCGGCGCGTGTCGCCGTTGCGGACGCTGCGGGCGTCGTTTGAGGAAGACTCCTCCCGCCCCGATCCGCTGCGCCTGGCGGTGTTCCTGCTGATTGCGGTCTTCATTACGGGCTTCGCGTACCTGCAAACCCGCGAGTGGAAGCAAGCGCTAGGGTTTGCGGCCGGGCTGGTAGTGGCCTTCGGGGCGCTGGCAGGCTTGGCGCAGGGGTTGCGTCTATTGGTGCGTCGCTACTTCCCTACCTCCTGGAGTTACGTCTGGCGGCAAGGACTAGCCAATTTGTATCGCCCTAATAATCAGACCATTACTTTAACTGTTTCGATTGGGCTTGGCGTGTTCCTACTGGCGACGCTGTACATGCTCCAAGGCCTGCTGCTGGGCCGGGTGCAGTTGGCCGGCGGTGGCCAACAACCCAACTTAGTATTGTTCGACATTCAGCCGGAGCAGCGGGTGGGCGTCAACCAAATCATTCAGAATCAGCACCTACCGATTTTGCAGCAAGTGCCCGTGGTGACCATGCGGCTGGCGGCCATCAACGGACGCTCGGGGGCCGATTTCCAAAAAGACAGCGCCCGGGGCGTCCCCAAATGGGCTTTTAGCCGCGAATACCGCGTCACGTACCGCAACAAGCTCATCACGTCGGAGAAGTTGGAAGCCGGGCAGCGCCCAGCGCTGGCGGCGGATGGAACGCCGCGTATTTCCATTGAAGATGGCTATTTCAAACGCCTCAAGCTCAAGCTCGGCGACACGCTGACGTTTAACGTGCAGGGTGTGCCCATTAACACCGTCGTCGGCGGCACGCGCATCGTCGACTGGACGCAGATTCAAACCAACTTTTTAGTTGTGTTTCCGAGCGGGGTGTTGGAAGCGGCACCGCAGTTCTACGCCCTCATGACCCGCGTTCCCAACAACGCCGTACTAGGCTCGGTGCAGCGCGCGCTGGTAAGCCGTTATCCCAACGTGTCGGCCATCGACCTAGGCCTGATTCTGCAAACGCTGGACGATATTCTGGGCAAGATATCCTTCGTTATCCGCTTTATGGCCCTGTTCAGCATCGCTACGGGGTTGCTGGTGCTGGCCAGTTCGGTGGTTGTAAGTCGCTACCAGCGGGTGCAGGAAAGTGTGTTGCTGCGCACGCTGGGCGCCAGCCGGCGCCAAATTCTGCGCATTACGTTGGTCGAATACGCGGTATTGGGGCTCTTGGCCGCTTTGGCTGGCTTGGTGCTGGCGAGTGCGGCAGCGTGGGCGCTGGCCTACTGGGTATTTGAGGTCAATTTTGCTCCCGAGCCGGGGCCACTATTGCTGCTGGCTGCCTTCACAACGATTCTCACCGTCCTGATCGGGTTGCTTAACAGCCGGGAGGTGCTCACGCGCCCGCCGCTGGAGGTGTTGCGCGGCGAAGCGGGATAAATACGTAGTATTTAAAGTTTTTCTACGTATTTATCACCGATAATTTTCGAAGGAATACGGGTTTACCACCAATTGCGCGTCTTGCTACAACCTTGCGGGTGTGGGGTAGTAAATGACTCAGGTTCGGAGGGCTTCTGAATGTGGCCACATGCCGTGGCTTCTCACTTAAAAAAAGCGCTGGGAATCGGGTTACTTTCTCCTCACCCTTTAAAGCAACGATATATGCTAGCAATGAGTTTTCGCGGCCCGCAGCGGGTCCGCGTACAGCAGAAACCCATGCCCGAGATCAAGCATCCGGAGGATGCAATTGTACGGGTAACGCGCTCCTGCATCTGCGGCTCCGACCTACATTTATACAACGGCAACGTCCCGGACACCCGCGTAGGCATGACCTTTGGCCACGAATTCATTGGCGAAGTTGTAGAAATCGGCTCGGAAGTTACCAAGCTCAAAGTGGGCGACATGGTAATAGTGCCATTTAATGTGGCTTGCGGTCGGTGTCATTTTTGCAAACAAGGCATGTTCGGCAACTGCCACGAAGCCAACCCCGAAGCAACAGCTGTGGGCGGCTTTTTCGGCTACGCCCACATTGGGGGCGGGTACGACGGCGGTCAGGCCGAATACGCTCGCGTTCCATACGCCAACGTCAGCCCGACGGTGATTCCGGAAGGCATGGACCCCGACGACGCGGTGCTGCTCACCGACGTAGTTCCGACAGGCTACCAAGCCGCCGAAATGGCTGGCATTCAGCCCGGTGACACGGTCGTGGTGTTCGGTGCTGGCCCGGTGGGCATTATGGCCGCGCGGTGCGCCTGGCTGTTTGGAGCCGGCCGCGTCATCGTGCTTGACGAGTACGACTACCGCTTGGAGTTTGTGAAAAACTACGCCAAGTGCGAGGCCTACAATTTCAAAAAGGACATGGAAGATGTAGCCATGTTCATTAAGAAGCAAACCGATTGGATGGGTGCCGACTGCTGCATTGATGCCGTGGGCGCGGAAGCTGCCGGCAACGCTGTGCAGACCATCACGGGCCGCAAGCTGCTGCTGCAAGGTGGCTCGGCTACGGCAATGCACTGGGCCATCAACTCAGTGAAAAAGGGGGGGATTATCTCAGTGGTAGGCGTTTATGGTCCCACGGACAACCTGATTCCACTGGGCAACTTCATGAACAAGGGCCTCACCATGCGCGGCAACCAAACCTCCGTGAAGCGCCTGCTGCCCCGTCTTATCGAACACGTGCAAAATGGCACGCTCAATCCGAAAGGCATCATCACGCACCGTATTCCGTTGGAAGAAGCTGCGGAGGGCTATCGCCTTTTTTCCGATAAGCTCGACAATATCATCAAACCCGTCTTGATTCCTCCTTCCGCCCGATAACCCCCACAACCATGGAACCGACTATCAACAACAGCAAGCCATCTCGCGCGCGCACCAAAACTCCGCCGACTGACCTGCCCGGCTGGGGCATCGACGCGGACCCCAAAAATGACCCTACCTACCCCATGAAGCAACGCACCGACGCGGAGCAGACGGGCTACAGCTGGGAAAGACCAACTTTGCAACAGCCCGACGTCGAGATACTTAAGTCGCTCGAACGGCCCAACCTGACGGCTGTGTTCGGCACGTCTACGCCGCCTAGCGGTTTGAGTGGCATGCTCCGTCGCCACGCCTACGCCAACTACAGCGAAAACGACAACCGGCACTGGTTCACGCTTGTGCTAGCCGACAAGATCAACGTGGTTGAATGCGTCCTCGACGATTTGGCCAGCGGCCATGTGCCCAACATCTTCAAGGAGAAAGGCTACAAAGCTTCTTGGCAACACGACCG
This window encodes:
- a CDS encoding arylesterase — protein: MKTVPSILSCGLLLALCISCGSNSSQPAADVATAPAENAAPPPAKPASASAKQTILFFGNSITAGLGVEPEQAFPALVGQKIDSAGLGYTVVNAGLSGETTAGGRSRVGWVLRRPVAVFVLELGGNDGLRGLPLSATRRNLQAIIDTVRRRSPQARIVLAGMQIPPNLGADYAADFKKLYGDLARENKLTLIPFLLEGVGGVARFNQRDGIHPTPTGHRLVARTVWGVLQPLLRQPVPATP
- a CDS encoding ABC transporter ATP-binding protein; this translates as MLKVENLTKSYTSGGRSLTVLESVSFELQPGDTFSIVGPSGSGKTTLLGLCAGLDRASSGSVWLNGIRLDDLSEDQRAAVRNEHVGFIFQNFQLLPTLTALENVLVPLELRGVKGGANTAQALLERVGLGGRGHHYPTQLSGGEQQRVSLARAFANRPKILFADEPTGNLDADTSATVVELLFELNREAGTTLVLVTHDLELAAKTQRVVRIKGGSVVSDSLVQQAVAPVSAS
- a CDS encoding ABC transporter permease, which encodes MSNLPSARPGVAWLWRMAWRDSRRSRSRLLLFISAIVLGIAALVGINGFGDNLARSIDEQARELLGADLVVSSTQPFEPGLQPTLRKLSPTRSNEVAFASMVQFPKGQGVRLAQIRALTGGFPYYGDWVLEPAAAVAAFRQASASQQRVALVDDALLVQFGAQPGDSIKVGKLTFLIAGRVRKTPGQSGFSAAVAPTVFIPGSLLSQTGLVQRGSRIQYRIYYQFAAGTDVDRLIKPLEARFDKANIDTDTVASRKKQTGRSFADLTRFLNLVAFVALLLGCVGVASAVSLYVREKVSAVAVLRCLGASGQQALLIYLLQTALMGLLGAVVGAALGTAVQLLLPQVFAGFLPVAVRVAISWSAVLQGVLTGVLVAVLFALLPLLSIRRVSPLRTLRASFEEDSSRPDPLRLAVFLLIAVFITGFAYLQTREWKQALGFAAGLVVAFGALAGLAQGLRLLVRRYFPTSWSYVWRQGLANLYRPNNQTITLTVSIGLGVFLLATLYMLQGLLLGRVQLAGGGQQPNLVLFDIQPEQRVGVNQIIQNQHLPILQQVPVVTMRLAAINGRSGADFQKDSARGVPKWAFSREYRVTYRNKLITSEKLEAGQRPALAADGTPRISIEDGYFKRLKLKLGDTLTFNVQGVPINTVVGGTRIVDWTQIQTNFLVVFPSGVLEAAPQFYALMTRVPNNAVLGSVQRALVSRYPNVSAIDLGLILQTLDDILGKISFVIRFMALFSIATGLLVLASSVVVSRYQRVQESVLLRTLGASRRQILRITLVEYAVLGLLAALAGLVLASAAAWALAYWVFEVNFAPEPGPLLLLAAFTTILTVLIGLLNSREVLTRPPLEVLRGEAG
- a CDS encoding zinc-dependent alcohol dehydrogenase; amino-acid sequence: MLAMSFRGPQRVRVQQKPMPEIKHPEDAIVRVTRSCICGSDLHLYNGNVPDTRVGMTFGHEFIGEVVEIGSEVTKLKVGDMVIVPFNVACGRCHFCKQGMFGNCHEANPEATAVGGFFGYAHIGGGYDGGQAEYARVPYANVSPTVIPEGMDPDDAVLLTDVVPTGYQAAEMAGIQPGDTVVVFGAGPVGIMAARCAWLFGAGRVIVLDEYDYRLEFVKNYAKCEAYNFKKDMEDVAMFIKKQTDWMGADCCIDAVGAEAAGNAVQTITGRKLLLQGGSATAMHWAINSVKKGGIISVVGVYGPTDNLIPLGNFMNKGLTMRGNQTSVKRLLPRLIEHVQNGTLNPKGIITHRIPLEEAAEGYRLFSDKLDNIIKPVLIPPSAR